The Aulosira sp. FACHB-615 genome includes a window with the following:
- a CDS encoding response regulator transcription factor, with protein MNTALIVEDGLTDMEILSRYLQQAGYSVISAKSSEEAQVKIDGKTPDVIFLDVILPGKSGFEICRELKANPATSKIPVVFCSTKNSDVDKMWGNMLGAEAYLSKPIDKEELVKTLKQVLQ; from the coding sequence ATGAATACTGCGTTAATTGTTGAAGATGGTTTGACAGATATGGAAATACTCAGCCGTTACTTACAACAGGCTGGCTATTCTGTAATTAGTGCCAAAAGTAGTGAAGAAGCTCAAGTCAAGATAGATGGCAAGACACCAGATGTGATTTTTCTAGATGTAATTTTGCCAGGTAAAAGCGGATTTGAAATTTGTCGAGAACTAAAAGCGAATCCGGCAACTAGTAAAATACCTGTGGTTTTTTGTTCCACGAAAAATAGTGATGTGGATAAAATGTGGGGCAATATGTTAGGCGCAGAAGCTTATTTATCCAAGCCAATTGATAAAGAAGAATTGGTAAAAACACTGAAGCAAGTCCTACAATAA